A window of Haliscomenobacter hydrossis DSM 1100 contains these coding sequences:
- the ftcD gene encoding glutamate formimidoyltransferase, which produces MNTTDNQVLLECVPNFSEGRNPVVIESIAAAIRQIVGVKLLHVDPGYDANRTVMTFVGAPLAVVEAAFQSIKTASQLIDMRQQLGAHPRMGATDVCPLVPIAGMSIDEAVVLARTLGQRVGTELNIPVYLYEYAAQDPQRRNLATIRQGEYEGLAQKIRQPEWTPDYGPDQGAFPAGATVIGARKFLIAYNVNLNTTDVSLARRIAEKIRASGHKVKDERGNIQRIPGRCPGLKAIGWYMPSYGKAQVSMNITDLDLTPVHEAFVACQQEAQHLGVEVTGSELIGLAPLRVFLEAGHYFAPNESGLDRLIEIAIVHLGLRELEGFDPANRILEHCIQNEGG; this is translated from the coding sequence ATGAACACCACCGATAACCAAGTCTTGTTGGAGTGCGTACCAAATTTTAGTGAGGGACGCAATCCGGTCGTCATCGAGTCCATTGCGGCGGCAATTCGCCAAATTGTCGGCGTCAAATTGTTGCACGTAGATCCCGGTTACGACGCCAACCGAACGGTCATGACCTTCGTGGGTGCGCCTTTGGCCGTGGTAGAAGCCGCGTTTCAAAGCATCAAAACCGCCAGTCAACTGATCGATATGCGCCAACAACTGGGTGCCCATCCCCGCATGGGGGCTACCGATGTCTGCCCCCTGGTGCCCATCGCCGGAATGTCCATCGACGAGGCCGTAGTGCTGGCCCGTACGTTAGGACAAAGGGTCGGTACTGAACTGAATATTCCGGTGTACTTGTACGAGTATGCCGCCCAAGACCCCCAACGGCGCAACTTGGCCACGATCCGCCAGGGAGAATACGAAGGTTTGGCCCAAAAAATCCGTCAGCCGGAATGGACACCTGACTACGGCCCGGACCAGGGTGCTTTTCCTGCCGGGGCCACGGTCATTGGTGCCCGTAAGTTCCTCATTGCCTACAATGTCAATTTGAATACCACCGACGTTAGTCTGGCCAGGCGCATCGCTGAAAAAATACGCGCCAGTGGCCATAAGGTTAAAGACGAACGGGGAAACATCCAGCGGATACCAGGGCGTTGCCCCGGCTTAAAAGCCATTGGCTGGTACATGCCCAGCTATGGCAAAGCCCAAGTATCGATGAACATTACCGACCTAGACCTTACGCCAGTCCACGAGGCATTCGTAGCTTGCCAGCAGGAAGCCCAACACTTGGGCGTGGAAGTTACCGGATCAGAGTTGATTGGACTGGCCCCGCTCCGGGTATTCCTGGAGGCCGGGCATTACTTCGCCCCTAACGAATCCGGGCTCGATCGTTTGATTGAAATCGCTATTGTACATTTAGGATTGAGGGAACTTGAAGGGTTTGATCCCGCAAATAGGATCCTTGAACATTGTATACAAAACGAGGGAGGGTAA
- the deoC gene encoding deoxyribose-phosphate aldolase, with protein sequence MNVAEYIDHTLLKPDSTLENIRQLCGEAQEYGFAAVCIPPYYVHDAFRWLESAPKKVQVATVVGFPLGYSSTAAKVEEIKRAIEDGADEIDAVINLCAVKSQLWSHVRSDLDSLVTATRMKGKKIKIILETALLTPDELEKACVILSDLEPDFAKTSTGFNGGGATLEAVQRMGTLLQHKIAIKASGGIRNFADAKAMIEAGASRIGTSSGVAIVKGESGDSAAY encoded by the coding sequence ATGAACGTTGCTGAATACATTGACCATACGCTACTTAAGCCCGATTCCACTTTGGAAAACATCCGCCAACTTTGTGGCGAGGCGCAGGAATACGGTTTTGCTGCGGTGTGTATTCCACCTTACTATGTACACGATGCCTTTCGCTGGTTGGAATCCGCCCCGAAAAAAGTACAAGTAGCTACCGTAGTGGGGTTCCCTTTGGGGTATTCCAGTACTGCCGCAAAAGTGGAAGAAATCAAAAGAGCCATCGAAGATGGAGCAGATGAAATTGACGCCGTAATCAACCTCTGTGCCGTGAAAAGCCAGTTGTGGTCGCATGTACGCAGCGACCTCGATAGCCTGGTCACCGCTACACGTATGAAGGGCAAAAAAATCAAAATCATTTTAGAAACTGCTTTGCTCACACCAGATGAATTGGAAAAGGCTTGTGTAATCCTGTCCGATTTGGAGCCAGATTTTGCCAAAACTTCTACTGGTTTCAATGGTGGAGGAGCTACTTTGGAGGCCGTACAGCGGATGGGGACTTTACTCCAACACAAAATAGCCATCAAGGCCTCGGGAGGCATCCGCAATTTTGCCGATGCCAAGGCCATGATCGAGGCGGGTGCCAGTCGCATTGGCACCTCATCTGGCGTAGCCATCGTCAAGGGAGAAA